From the Coffea eugenioides isolate CCC68of chromosome 1, Ceug_1.0, whole genome shotgun sequence genome, the window aacccaagaaGCTTAGCCCGTCTGGACGGgaggttttaggattttttttttaaaattaatcaCAACAATGTGACGtatgtgaagaaaaaagataattgaaattCATATCAATTGAATAGTTCATATGTGTTAGGTTAATTTGCGATTTTGCATCAGATAACGCAAACacatcaaatttttcaaaaaattcggttgaaaaatgaaaatcaaatcTCTTTGGAGCTAGGAAATCAGCCACACCCTGTAACAGTGACCTTGGAGTGTAAAGGAATTAATAATTAGGTAGAGGACACGTGTAGTCTTTGCCAAAGAATCTATCTCGTGCATATTCGCACATTCGGACGGGCCTCTCCGCCCATAATTCTTTacgatttttttttgaaatttttatttaaaaaattactgtaacgatttaatattatataaataaaaaaataattaaaaaatatattcactaaaaatataaatatttttcttAGAAAACTATATATGATTCCAATAATACAGTACATTTTCAGTTTTTTAGTATCACTGCAACGTTTGATTTTCTTACATGAGACTTGTGATATTCCATGCTCCATGGCATGAAACTTTCGCTAGCCATGGGCTGTCATTGCCGAAAATTAAACGTTGAGGACAAGAATGATTATCAGTGCAACCTCCTCTATTTGAACAAATTATAGATTGATTGCTTAACAATATAATTCACTTTAAATGTCATGAAAATCTAAAACACAATTTTCTGTGCCAAATGCATGATGATGAAAATCATAACCACCGTGTAATCTGATCCTTACTTTTATTAAATATAGCCTTGTTCAAATTGTtaattttttgcagaaaatttttttacgttttttatgaatatattttttaattatcttattattttatatacatcaaatcgttgtaatatatttttctaaaaaaaaaagctcttaaaaatagtaatctaaaCAGCACctaaaatttgaccaattatgGCCTTAACCTTTCGAAGCCAAGCAATCGTTCGTGTCCTGTCCCGTGGTTTGACTCGTAATAGTGGTTGACCAACATCGGGGTCCAATAGAAGCAAGAAAGGAATCTATCATTGCCGAAAATGCGGTTAGTGCTAGACATGCCTCTAAGCACATATCCATGTCTTGCAATTACTACAGTTAAGTGTACAAAGAAATTTggttaactttttttttaataaatgtcCTATATACTATTGCTATTgaatatataacaattaattcaaatttaaatttaaaattcaaatttcatataTCTATCATGTATTCAACTACGATAATATATTTATAAGATTAATTCTAATTCTTTACGTCAAAgtttaaaagaaagaaatgagtTAGAACTTTTTGGGGAATATAAAGCACTGATGCCACATTTCCAAATTTTCTTAAAGTAGATTACTGCAAATAAAAAAGGTTTCAATCGTAAAATACATTTTAATACCATAAAAAATGGTGAAAACATCAACTTAAAGTAGCGAAAATTTGGTTTattttatggattaatctttttaATACTGAGAGAAAAATTacataaaatttgaatttaaaattcaactgAATTCAATAATGATAATATACACACTagcagtatatataagatttactcttatttTATTCATCTATACTTATTTTCCTTTTGTCGAATGTGAACATGAAATTCTATCCGGTCTTACGTTAACCTGATAGGGACAGCTGCTATTGTCCTGTGACTCTTGGTAAGGTTCATTATaatagctttgttttccttcttcCGGAAACGGAATTTGACTAACTAAACCTTAATCCCAGAAGTCAactcaaaagccggcaacttttggAATGCTCTCAGGGACTTAACTACCCAAACCCCAAACCCCCGAAAGCCGATGTGGGACAGAAACCCCGCTGAGGCCAAGCCCATTGGACCCGCTGCAACTAAGCGGTGATGACCCCCCACAAGCCCACAGAACTTGGAACTTGGAAGGTTGATGAACATCCTGGTCAAAGCTTCttttaaaaaagtaaataaacaaagCATGACGAATGGATGCCTGACCTCCAAATCTTCCAAGTTCCACCTATTACATGGTTATGTGTAATCTTTTCAAGCCTTGTACCCTTTTGATGGTGAGGCAAATCCAAGGTGTAGATAGCCAATTTTGTTCCCAAACTTTTTTCTTCTGCCTATTTGATACTTGATCTTATTTTACAGTTCCAATTAAAAACCTCTGTATGGCACCATTATCTAAAACTGATCTAACTCCTAATTGTCTAACTAAATTGAGATATTACAAGAATATCACTTATGAGActgtaataaaataaataaattatataaaaatcaCCATATAAAACTTTTTAAATTGTGTAAAAAAATCCCTAGGTACAACTTTTTTAAAGtttaattttgtgatttcatatgatttacttgatttattataaTCTTGTGAGTGACgtttccaaaatacccctgTTTAGTTGATCAATTAGGAGTCACATCGATTTTAGGTGATAGTGGCGCCACGAATGTCCTTAATTGAAACTGCAAAATAAGTTCACGTATCAAATTGAATAGGAATAAAAGTTAAAGACTAAATAACCACTAGTGAAAAAATTTTATGGATGAAATTGACCATTTTTCCTATATCCAATAGGTTACCACTTTTTTACCTGATTATGCACTCTGATGCACAAGCTTCATCAACCACCAAGAGTTTTGCACCTAACTTATAGACTTTTTAATtgtaaaagaaacaaaaaaatcgAATTTAGAATCTACCTTTTCATGAACAACTTTTTGTTAAATCTACATGTTCATGCACTTAATTTCTGTCAATTAGCAACCATAATCATGGCAACAACACACGGTGTACAGGTCAGCAGACAAAATTTTCAAGAGGAGACAGGTATCGACTATGGATCGTCCTTTAAATCAACAATGTAGCTGTAATTTTGCTGTCACGAGTAGCTTCCGAACTGGTTCTTAGTTCTCATTTCTTGATCGGCAACTAACTCATCATATGAATCTTGTGATATTTGCCAATGCCAGATCTCTTCTGATAAAAGACAAGTAAAAGGGcgattttgatattaatttgtacattccccttttttttttcttagttacATATTTTTGGCTGGAGTGGAGACATTCCCCATTTGACAAATTGGGATCGCATCTGATCAGTTGCTTTGTATTATCCTCCAGATCGCCAGTACTTTTTTTGGGTTACATTTTGAGGAGAATAGCTAAATCACAGTGGAAGTTATTACTTTGTTTTGtgagttaattttatatatatcatgATTGGATGGATACCAcgtatgcaaaatttgaattgtaCGGAGGATTAATCTTTATTTTATACTCCACAGTCCATATTATAAGATTTATTCTTTTGATTGTTTTATACACCATATTGCAAATATAGAAACAAAATTAACAAATGTAGACTCTAAAACACCAACATGCAAAAGTATAAAGCCTTAAATTTTGTATTCACAATTTAATCTTGTTTCCCTCCAATTAAAAATCAACCTATCCTCATCATCAATTGTACTCTGCAATCACCGTTTTGATTCCACAATCACCATGAATTGCAGTATTTCATCCACACTTGCATGATTTTCTAAAATATCTAGCCTTAGACCATAATAATTAATATTTCAAATTTCCGTATATTATGCATTTTAAAATCACAGCCTTTAATGCTACAATGTATCTATAATTATTGTACGTTTTGGACTGTGTTCACATGTATTTTATTATACGCCCGAACCTTCTACTTGCTTGCCTAACAACTCAGGCACCAAATTGCTCTCTCCGCTTTGTCTATTATAGTAACTGGAATGCCGCAAGAGGTGAAGGAGCATGTTCTCCCTCCCTCGGGCTTTGAGCTTTTAACTTGAAATATAGTCAACCTAAGCTCATTCCAATCGATATACAACTGCCACCTGAGTTCTTGAACTCCGTGAGTTTCTCTTCTGTTAGATTACATAGTACCATTAATACTCCTTAGATTCTGTAGTTAGTGAAAAGGGTCCATTAGATAATATTTATGGTCTCCTCCCCTGCTACTTCCTTGTAATAAAAGGTTGTGGAGTGACTAGTACAATGTACAAATCTCAAGACTGAATTGTTTTTGAGGTCAGCCTATTTCTTGCTTAACAAAGTTGAGTTGCAGGGGTCGgtttcttcttttgattgacTTTACAATTTGAGGGAAATGGCCCCAAGCTCTGTGGTGGTCAATATTGAGAAGCCTGGTGGAAATAATGGAATAGCTCTGGTAGAAATCAATGATCCCAATTCACCTTTATTGCAGGACAAGCAGAAAGTTGCAGGTCCTAAGCAGTTTACATGGGTTCTGTTTCTCAAAGCACAGAGAGCTCTGGGATGTATTCCATGGTTAGTTACAGGTTTGTTGGCAATGTTTGTTTCAGTCAAGAAACGCATTGCGCATTCAGATGCAACAGATGAAGATTACAAGTATAGAGGGAGGTTGTATAAGTTTTTGAAGGCCTTTCTTGCAATATCAGTGGTGGCTTTGGTCATTGAGATTATTGCTTATTTTCAGAAATGGAATTTGAGTATGATTCGTCCTTGGGAGGTTCATGGTGCTGTGCAATGGTGTTATGTGGCCTGGCTGTCCTTAAGAGTTGATTATGCTGCTCCCTTCCTGGTAATGCTTTCCAAGTTCTGCATTGTACTTTTCATGATTCAGTCTTTGGATCGACTGGTGCTTTGCCTTGGATGGTTCTGGATTAAGTTCAAGAAGCTGATGCCAGTGGTAGAAGGAGAAGCATATGACATCGAGGATGCCTCAAGTTTCCCTATGGTTCTTGTACAGATTCCCATGTGCAATGAGAAGGAGGTAAAAAAGAACAAAGCCCAGATTTCCtccttttcacttttgtttGTTTGCTAGTTTGGAAGTGCTTTTTTCATCTTTCTCTTATGTGGATCAGATTCTTGATCCAGAAATAGTTAAACGGAATATACTGAAAAAAGGAACTTTTCAAATTTGGATGCCCTTGTTTGTCTGTACTCTGTACACAAGGGATCAAACTTCAAACTATTGCTTCTTCAAGACTTACAATTTGCCGAAAGCTGGATGACCATCATTTCAACAGAATCCTtactttttacaaaattctactGTTTGATCTCCAATTGAAGTCATTTTGTTGTGAGACACTTTTTGCTTATTGACAATAATTTGCTGTCACTTTCTTTGTATTCAAGGTCTACGAACAATCAATTGCAGCTGTCTGCCAGCTAGATTGGCCAAAGGATCGACTTTTGATTCAAGTCTTGGATGATTCTGATGATGAAATTGCACAGGCATTGATAAGAACCGAAGTGCTGTCGTGGAAAGAGAAAGGCGTTAACATAGTGTACAGGCATCGGTTCATTAGAACAGGTTACAAAGCTGGAAATCTCAAATCAGCAATGGCCTGTGACTATGTCAAAGACTTCGAGTTTGTTGCCATATTTGATGCTGATTTTCAACCCAATCCTGACTTCCTAAAGCAGACAATTCCTCATTTCAAGGTAACCAAAAAAAGAACTCCACATCAGGAATACAATTCTTTTCTACTCCCTCTAAAGTAATTTATGCAATCTCTTAGGGAAAACCAGAAGTAGGACTAGTCCAGGCTCGATGGTCCTTCGTGAACAAGGATGAGAATCTACTAACTAGACTCCAGAATATAAACTTATGCTTCCATTTTGAGGTGGAGCAACAAGTAAATGGTGTGTTTCTGAACTTCTTCGGATTCAATGGCACGGCTGGTGTCTGGAGGATCAAGGCCTTGGAAGACTCTGGAGGGTGGCTCGAAAGGACAACAGTGGAGGACATGGATATTGCAGTCCGGGCTCACTTGCAAGGCTGGAAATTCATATACCTTGATGATGTTAGGGTGCTCTGCGAGCTGCCTGAATCTTATGAAGCCTACAGAAAGCAACAGCATCGTTGGCATTCTGGCCCTATGCAGCTCTTTAGATTGTGCCTACCTGCCATCATAACTTCCAAGGTACATTTCTTGATTTCATATTTTAATCACTGAAATTTCCATCACTTTCTTGAAATTGTGGAATGAAAAGTACTTAAACAAATTGTTCTGCATTACCCTGCAGATATCAATCTGGAAGAAAGCCAACATgattttcctcttctttctcCTGAGGAAATTGATACTTCCTTTCTACTCATTCACGTTATTCTGCATCATACTTCCATTAACTATGTTCATACCAGAGGCTGAGTTACCTGCTTGGGTTATATGCTACGTCCCCATCGTTCTGTCTATATTGAATATTCTTCCAGCACCAAAGTCTTTCCCATTTTTGATGCCTTACCTGCTGTTCGAGAACACAATGTCCGTGACAAAATTTAATGCAATGATCTCCGGCCTATTTCAGCTGGGAAGTGCCTATGAATGGGTAGTCACCAAGAAGACAGGCCGAGCATCAGAATCAGATTTATTAGCCCTCGCTGAGAGAGAAGCGAAATCTTTTAACGAAGAAAAGATTCAGAGAAGGCTTTCGGAATCAGGTCTTGAAATGCTCGGAAAGCTAAAGGAGCAAGGGGAGAAGCCGGTGATGAAGAACAAGAGGAACAGAATCTACAGGAAGGAACTTGCCCTTGCTTTTCTTTTACTCACAGCATCAGCAAGAAGCCTGCTGTCAGCACATGGAATTCATTTCTATTACTTGCTGTTTCAGGGCTTATCCTTCCTGGTGGTTGGCCTGGATTTAATTGGAGAACAAGTAAGCTAAGGAGTTATGAGTAATACATAAAACAATTTTGTGTGTTTTCTTGAGCAATCAGGATTGATTTGCAGATGAAAAAGATCAAATTTCCAGTTCTTGAGCATTATCTAGATTGCCATGAACTGGGATATCCTAGCATACTATATAATCTACTGTCCAGAATCCAGAGGTAGTATAGTACAAATTTCATACTTTAATTGTAAAATTACGAGGAGGAAACAATCATATACTCAGCACAAATGTATCATTCTATATAAATTTTATCAGAAGTGGGGCTAGTTTCATTGCCCCTTCAATGCAGAAAGGCGCCTATACAGATTTACTGCACATTTAAGATTACTTTTAAGTTTGATCTCAATACAACACAAGGATCCAAGTAATGGAAGTATACTTCGTTACTTCagcaaaaaacaaaatgaagaacaGATTCAAAGTGGGGAATTGCAAAACAGATTCAGAATCTCTACAATTGCCGGTGGGAATTTCACGTGCAATGTCTCACATTAATACAAGAAATCTAgacactaaaataacaaaagtaataACAAATGTATTATGGGCTCAGGCCTATGCTTATGCATACGTATTGTAGGACTAATTTGGGCGTATCACTTTAAAATGAGTTTAGATTGATTCCATCCATTACTTAAATTATCCATGAATTTTTTTGGGTTCTTATTACTAGATTCATATTTTCCTATATTCTTTTTTTCGTCAattcttcttttatttgttttctatatatactttttaatatttttggttTATTAAATTCGTGTCTTTCTTTGTCTTACcacaaatttatatatattttcctGAATCCTTTTTTATCTCAattcttcttttatttgttttctatGTATACCTTTTAGCATCTTTGATTTCGAATGTTGCTAAAGGTGGACCTGCGCTGCAAATGCCATGGGATTGCTGTTGTCAATAGCTGATCAACTTGTTcatcaaaacacataaaataTGACAATATTCAATTCTGATGCTAGGGACATCCgtgtttttagtttttactACAGGTGTAGTCAGTTTTGCTTAATAGAGGGTAGTTTCATTCATTTCTCATACAATATTACAGTAGCAATTCTGAGGATTCAATTGAAAAAGTAAATACTTGTAATATTAATATGATAGACCAAGAAGCGGTCCAACTTTGAGTAATGGTTTGTGTAGGATAACTAATTTTATTGTCACTTTTCAGTGGGCTTAGGGAAAAATTGCCTTCAAA encodes:
- the LOC113748819 gene encoding xyloglucan glycosyltransferase 4, which gives rise to MAPSSVVVNIEKPGGNNGIALVEINDPNSPLLQDKQKVAGPKQFTWVLFLKAQRALGCIPWLVTGLLAMFVSVKKRIAHSDATDEDYKYRGRLYKFLKAFLAISVVALVIEIIAYFQKWNLSMIRPWEVHGAVQWCYVAWLSLRVDYAAPFLVMLSKFCIVLFMIQSLDRLVLCLGWFWIKFKKLMPVVEGEAYDIEDASSFPMVLVQIPMCNEKEVYEQSIAAVCQLDWPKDRLLIQVLDDSDDEIAQALIRTEVLSWKEKGVNIVYRHRFIRTGYKAGNLKSAMACDYVKDFEFVAIFDADFQPNPDFLKQTIPHFKGKPEVGLVQARWSFVNKDENLLTRLQNINLCFHFEVEQQVNGVFLNFFGFNGTAGVWRIKALEDSGGWLERTTVEDMDIAVRAHLQGWKFIYLDDVRVLCELPESYEAYRKQQHRWHSGPMQLFRLCLPAIITSKISIWKKANMIFLFFLLRKLILPFYSFTLFCIILPLTMFIPEAELPAWVICYVPIVLSILNILPAPKSFPFLMPYLLFENTMSVTKFNAMISGLFQLGSAYEWVVTKKTGRASESDLLALAEREAKSFNEEKIQRRLSESGLEMLGKLKEQGEKPVMKNKRNRIYRKELALAFLLLTASARSLLSAHGIHFYYLLFQGLSFLVVGLDLIGEQVS